The genome window TATGAGATAATTATTCCGATAAACAAACAAAGCATCCAGGTTTGGTATTCTTCTTCTTTTAGCTTTTGGGTATTATCTTTATAAAACGGTTTATATTTTAACAAAACTAAATAGAGGAGTATATTTTTAATCAAGACAACATTCAATAAGCCACGCCTTGAACTATATTCTCCATAATTTAAATATTCCACTAATCCTGGAATAGGAAAAAATGCATTTACGATATATGAAATAAATTCTATATCTATTATAATCCCTAAAATAATAGAAACAATAATTATATGGACTTTATGCTTCGTTTTTAGATACCAATTATAGGCAAAGTACACTAAAAAAAAAGAAATTGCCGCTAAATGAAATGAGGATGCTAATAGGCATATAAAAGAAAAAGAAAAAAAATTTCTTTTATAAACATACTTTATAGAATATAGTAGGATTGCACATGCAAGTCCAGCTCTTATTTGAATCATTTCTCTAAGAATAAAGGTATGAGAAATATATATTAAGCATGGAAACATATAATCGTCACTCTTTTTATAAAAAAAAACAA of Chitinophagaceae bacterium contains these proteins:
- a CDS encoding EpsG family protein, whose product is MNIILCFIFVIPVLIILATFKNDNYPDYLEYVKIFNEVRPTFVDFFKENREIHGEYGYLALNALVKYIGGDYTVVSFLMAFFSISLTIVFFYKKSDDYMFPCLIYISHTFILREMIQIRAGLACAILLYSIKYVYKRNFFSFSFICLLASSFHLAAISFFLVYFAYNWYLKTKHKVHIIIVSIILGIIIDIEFISYIVNAFFPIPGLVEYLNYGEYSSRRGLLNVVLIKNILLYLVLLKYKPFYKDNTQKLKEEEYQTWMLCLFIGIIISYVFNAFQIVAGRAASYFSIFEPLLVVILFRTSVGKINFLRWGVLLIYPIILFFSKYEMIKDYITQIF